From the genome of Miscanthus floridulus cultivar M001 chromosome 10, ASM1932011v1, whole genome shotgun sequence, one region includes:
- the LOC136485334 gene encoding uncharacterized protein isoform X2 — protein MVAGRPHEQIRPGDTSTAHPRTGVLHLSPRVPRPQDEVASTMERYRCKPGIGCTNDIVLYLCKRGHVEGGMVFQLLEDLTEMSTIKDCKDIFGYIESQQDVLGKVIVILILFARTFWTWKTSYAKDLQPTSSQTIECGDN, from the exons ATGGTGGCAGGCCGGCCCCACGAGCAGATCCGGCCCGGTGACACATCTACGGCTCATCCCCGTACCGGTGTCCTCCATTTGTCCCCAAGAGTCCCAAGACCCCAAG ACGAGGTTGCAAGCACAATGGAGAGGTACAGGTGCAAACCTGGCATTGGCTGTACCAATG ATATTGTGCTTTATCTTTGCAAAAGAGGGCATGTTGAGGGTGGTATGGTATTCCAGCTGTTAGAAGACCTAACTGAAATGTCAACAATCAAAGACTGCAAAGATATCTTTGGGTATATTGAGAGCCAACAAGATGTACTGGGGAAGGTAATTGTGATCCTTATTCTATTTG CAAGAACTTTTTGGACGTGGAAAACTAGTTATGCTAAGGACTTGCAACCAACTTCTTCGCAGACTATCGAAT GTGGAGACAATTAG
- the LOC136485334 gene encoding uncharacterized protein isoform X1, translated as MVAGRPHEQIRPGDTSTAHPRTGVLHLSPRVPRPQDEVASTMERYRCKPGIGCTNDIVLYLCKRGHVEGGMVFQLLEDLTEMSTIKDCKDIFGYIESQQDVLGKQELFGRGKLVMLRTCNQLLRRLSNVETIRLTESLSCTFSRIAAVCLVLSCVTCIERRLVFTILFIYLCAVS; from the exons ATGGTGGCAGGCCGGCCCCACGAGCAGATCCGGCCCGGTGACACATCTACGGCTCATCCCCGTACCGGTGTCCTCCATTTGTCCCCAAGAGTCCCAAGACCCCAAG ACGAGGTTGCAAGCACAATGGAGAGGTACAGGTGCAAACCTGGCATTGGCTGTACCAATG ATATTGTGCTTTATCTTTGCAAAAGAGGGCATGTTGAGGGTGGTATGGTATTCCAGCTGTTAGAAGACCTAACTGAAATGTCAACAATCAAAGACTGCAAAGATATCTTTGGGTATATTGAGAGCCAACAAGATGTACTGGGGAAG CAAGAACTTTTTGGACGTGGAAAACTAGTTATGCTAAGGACTTGCAACCAACTTCTTCGCAGACTATCGAAT GTGGAGACAATTAGGCTTACTGAGTCATTGTCTTGTACATTCTCAAGAATTGCTGCGGTGTGTCTTGTTCTCTCTTGTGTTACTTGCATCGAGCGAAGATTGGTTTTCACAATACTTTTCATATACCTATGTGCAGTCTCATAG